In Syntrophorhabdaceae bacterium, one genomic interval encodes:
- a CDS encoding DedA family protein, with protein MSDGMIDPGTVIQQFTYMGIFCLLILGGLGLPFPEDGVLIMSGLLIAQGVIKLTPALLTIYPALLIADFILYSIGRKYGRMVVEHKRFSKIVSPAVLARLEEKFTRWGALTVFLGRHFVGFRAPIFLISGVTRISRIKFLIADGLSAIITISIMLGLGYLGGNSLMILKKDITRVDYILILALVILVAGWIILRYFRDRGKSKQRLHANE; from the coding sequence TTGAGTGACGGTATGATTGATCCCGGTACAGTTATTCAACAATTCACATATATGGGCATATTCTGTCTTTTGATCCTCGGCGGACTGGGACTTCCCTTTCCGGAAGACGGGGTGCTCATCATGAGCGGACTGCTGATCGCCCAGGGTGTCATTAAGCTCACTCCCGCCCTCCTCACCATCTACCCGGCCCTGCTGATCGCCGATTTTATCCTCTATTCTATCGGAAGGAAATATGGAAGAATGGTCGTTGAACATAAAAGATTTTCCAAAATTGTTTCACCTGCCGTTCTTGCGAGGCTCGAAGAGAAATTCACGCGATGGGGCGCCCTGACGGTATTCCTGGGAAGGCACTTCGTCGGCTTCAGGGCACCTATATTCCTCATCTCGGGGGTAACGCGCATTTCCCGTATAAAGTTCCTGATCGCCGACGGCCTCTCCGCGATCATTACGATCTCGATTATGCTGGGTCTTGGTTACCTTGGCGGCAACAGCCTCATGATCTTGAAGAAAGACATCACGCGGGTTGATTATATCCTGATCCTTGCTCTTGTCATATTGGTTGCAGGCTGGATTATCCTGCGATACTTCAGGGACAGGGGAAAATCAAAGCAACGATTGCATGCGAATGAATGA